The following coding sequences lie in one Lolium perenne isolate Kyuss_39 chromosome 2, Kyuss_2.0, whole genome shotgun sequence genomic window:
- the LOC127334795 gene encoding uncharacterized protein: protein MGGKAALLVALLAVSLVLEAQAGGGYTPTPTPVAPPPKGHKPPRHHHHHHAKPPTASHKPPYGVPPPTHTPPPPTYTPTPKPPTYTPTPKPTPPTYKPPTHPKPTPPTYKPWPKPTPPTYKPTPTPSPPTYKPAPPTYKPSPKPMPPTYKPAPKPMPPAPKPAPKPTPPTYKPAPPTYKPSPKPMRPTYKPAPKPAPKPTPPTYKPAPPTYKPAPKPMPKPSPPHYTPTPKPSPPHYTPTPKPSPPPYTPKPKPSPSPYTPTPKPSPPPYTPTPKPSPPPYTPKPKPSPPPYTPTPKPSPPPYTPTPKPTPPPHKPPTPTPPAYKPPTPAPPAYKPPTPSPPPPPYHH from the coding sequence ATGGGTGGCAAAgccgctctcctggtggccctccTGGCCGTGAGCCTGGTCCTCGAGGCTCAGGCCGGCGGCGGGTACACCCCCACCCCGACGCCGGTGGCTCCGCCACCCAAGGGGCACAAGCCCCCtcgccaccaccatcaccaccacgccAAGCCACCTACCGCCTCCCACAAGCCACCATACGGCGTTCCTCCTCCCACGCAcacgccgccgccacccaccTACACTCCCACCCCCAAGCCGCCGACGTACACTCCCACCCCAAAGCCTACGCCTCCGACGTACAAGCCGCCAACGCACCCCAAGCCCACGCCGCCCACCTACAAGCCGTGGCCAAAGCCGACTCCACCCACCTACAAGCCCACGCCCACACCCTCACCGCCGACGTACAAGCCGGCGCCACCAACATACAAGCCCTCACCCAAGCCCATGCCGCCGACGTACAAGCCGGCGCCCAAGCCGATGCCTCCGGCGCCCAAGCCGGCGCCAAAACCCACTCCACCGACGTACAAGCCGGCGCCACCAACATACAAGCCCTCACCCAAGCCCATGCGGCCAACGTACAAGCCGGCACCCAAGCCGGCGCCAAAACCCACTCCGCCGACGTACAAGCCGGCACCCCCGACTTACAAGCCGGCTCCGAAGCCGATGCCGAAGCCGTcgccgccacactacactccgacGCCCAAGCCGTCGCCGCCACACTACACGCCGACGCCCAAGCCGTCGCCGCCACCCTACACGCCCAAGCCCAAGCCGTCGCCGTCACCTTACACTCCGACGCCCAAGCCATCGCCGCCACCGTACACTCCTACCCCCAAGCCCTCCCCGCCACCCTACACTCCGAAGCCCAAGCCCTCGCCGCCACCATACACTCCAACCCCCAAGCCATCCCCGCCACCATACACTCCGACGCCCAAGCCGACTCCTCCGCCGCACAAGCCCCCCACTCCTACCCCTCCGGCGTACAAGCCTCCGACTCCCGCCCCTCCGGCGTACAAGCCTCCCACTccgagcccgccgccgccgccctaccATCACTAA